In Desulfobaculum bizertense DSM 18034, the genomic stretch TAAGCGTTCGGAAATTGGAAATATCCTGATTCGCAAAGGAGAGCAGAAGCACGAAAAAACACAGAAGAAGCGTCATCATGTCGGCAAAAGTTGCCATCCATGCAGGAAGCCCTTCCTCGACTTCCGGCTCTTCGTCTTTTCGCTGTGGAGGCGTATATTCCTGTTTTGCCATGAGCTTTCCCGCCTAATCCTGCCCGCGCAGTGCAGGGGAAAGAAATGCCAGCAGCTTTTCCCGAACGATCTGTGGGTGTTCTCCATGCAAAATAGACACCACTCCCTCCATGGCAATTTCCATAAACAGCACTTCTTCCTGAGATCGTTCCTCAAGTTTTTTGGCGAGCGGCAAAAACGCCACGTTTGCCAAAACAGCACCATAAAATGTCGTCAAAAGAGCGACAGCCATTGCCGGGCCAATGGAAGACGGGTCCGAAAGGTTTTGCAGCATTTTGACCAGACCAATCAGGGTGCCAATCATGCCAAAAGCCGGGGCCATTGTGCCCATGCCCTTAAACACGCCCTGTCCCTGCCGGTGGCGCTGCTTCATAAATGAAATTTCTGTCTGCATCACCGCACGAATCAGCGGCTCTTCCGTGCCGTCTGCCACAAGGGTGATGCCTTTTTTGATGAAGGGGTTTTCGATGGGCACTTTTTCCAGCGCCACCAAGGATTCCTTACGGGCCTTTTCTGCCAGTCCCACCATCTGGTCAATCATTCCAGAGGCATCCATGTTGCTTGAAAAAAACGCATTCATGGCAACCTTGAACGAGCCAAAAACAACCTTCATGGGGAACATGATAAATGCGGTGGCCATCGTGCCACCCACAACAACAAGGATGGAAGGAACATCAAAAAAACCAGCGATATTCCCATCGCCAAACAAAATCGAGCCAACAATCAGTCCAAAACCGGCAAGAATACCGAGCAGTGTCCCAATGTCCATATCAGATCAGCCTTCATGAGAAACAGCAGGCGAGTCTACTACGATGTCGTAATCCTGATAGCGAAAACAGACGTTCTCAAGATAATCGGTGACTTTGAGTCGCGCTTCTCCAATTGTAATTTCGACTCCGGGGCGGACAGCTCCGGGCACAACAACACGACAGGACTCAAGGTCCTGAACCTTTTCCATTCCGTCCCAAAGCTCCCGCATCTTGTGCCGACAGGCCCCAAGTTTCTTTTCCGTACGCAGAATCTTTGGTTCAAACTCGTCTTTGAGTGTCGAATGATGCCGCAGGGCGAGCGTATATTCCTCCAGCCGAGCATTCAGCTCCCGAATATGCTCTCCCAGCAAATGCGCCTTATACATAAGAACGGCATCGTACCCTAGAATAAGGGTCGTTTCGGTAGACAGCCCTCCCCCAAGCTGTCCTTCTACATAGATGTAGCG encodes the following:
- a CDS encoding motility protein A → MDIGTLLGILAGFGLIVGSILFGDGNIAGFFDVPSILVVVGGTMATAFIMFPMKVVFGSFKVAMNAFFSSNMDASGMIDQMVGLAEKARKESLVALEKVPIENPFIKKGITLVADGTEEPLIRAVMQTEISFMKQRHRQGQGVFKGMGTMAPAFGMIGTLIGLVKMLQNLSDPSSIGPAMAVALLTTFYGAVLANVAFLPLAKKLEERSQEEVLFMEIAMEGVVSILHGEHPQIVREKLLAFLSPALRGQD